The DNA sequence AATTCTTTATGTATATATTTAAGGTAATAGTCGTCATGCGTCCCGCAAACGCTGATGTTAAGCGCGGCGTCAAGGGCGGCGCGAAAGTCGTCCGGCCGGGAAAAACAGGGCAGGAAGTTAACTTTTAGCTCCAAAGCGGAAAGCAGCCTTTTTATCTCCAACTCGTCCGCCCTGCTCATGGAGCCAACATTAAAGACGTTTACCGTCCTTCCTTTCTCATATTCCCACAACTTGTCGGACAGTTCGTTTTCCGTAAAGTATTTGTCGCGTTCCCGGTATTTGGTGAGTTTTTTCAATACGCCGTTATATACGGCGTCATAAGCCGTGGCCATCAGCTTGGTCTTGAAGCCCTCGCAGTTCACCGGCACAAGTTCGGCGGCGGTTTCCCGCTCAAGATTTTCCAATATGCTGTCAACGTCGTCCCCGATCAGGGCAGGCACGCAGGAACTGGCCACTATGATCGCCTCGGGGCGAAATTCCCTGTCGGCGTACAGCACGGCGGCCCGAAGTTTCTTCTCGCCGCCTTCGATGACATCTGATTCGTCAAGGTTGGTGCTTAACCAGACTATCCCGCCGGCGGCCGGGTCGCGCAATTTCTTGAAATTCTTGTTGGTCCCTATATTGGCCGTGCTGCAAAAACCGCAACCGACCGGACCGTGCATAATTACCACGGCATTGCGCAATGAGTTCAATATGCCGAGGCTCAAAGTAAACTGGCAGCCGTGCGCCTGCGAAAAACTGCGGTTGGCGGCGTACAGGCAGCCGTTGTCCTTTTGCCCGAGGCGGCTTTGCAACTGAGCGCAAGTGCCGCAAAAGGCGATGCCTGCTTTCAGGCGCTCTTCCCGCGCCGGGGCGGAGTTTTCTATGATCATGATTTCCTCCTTACCGGCCTGCCACAAGCAAGCCGAAAGTATCTTCGGCAAACGCCAGCCCGCCGGTTGTGCCGGCGTAGCCGCGATTGAAGACTACGCGGTTGGTTACGGGAAAGGACACCGTCAGAAGCGGCGCCGACAGTTCTTCGGCAAGATCGCGCTCAAATACGCTGCCAAACACTACGGCGGGGCTGAAAGAATCGTAGTAGCGGTGATTGCGGTTCCTTTCCCAACTGCCGCTCAAATGCCGGCGCACCGAGGCGGCATTGGGGTCGTAGCGTACTTGGGGCTTTACGCCCGATGCATAATTTTCAAACCTCTTGCTTAAAAGCTCTTGCTGGCGTTCGGTCAGTTCATCGGTTACAACGGTAAGATGCGGCAGCCAGCCTAATTCGTCGGCGATAAATTCCGTGATGGCGGGCGCGTAATTGGCATCGGCAACGACCAGGCCGTAACGCTGGAAATCAATGTCGTTATAACTGTCGGAAATGCGCTCAAAATAATCAAAATATACAGCCTGTTCGCTTTTCAGGGCTTTGCCGATAAATTTCCCCTCTATGCCCAAATGCCCGCCGACAAGATGCAGGAACCTTTCCGTTTGCAGATAGCCTATCGGCAGGGGAACCCTGACACAGGGGATGTGATGTGCGCTTTCATAAGCGGCGGCCGCGAGCGGGGCATATACGTCCGACAATACTACGTTGAGTGCCGCATCGCCGGAATTTTTAATGTCGGCAAGCGTTTCCCCTTCTCCGATCAGAGTGTTGGCTTCAAGGCCGATAAGGTTCAGCAGGCGCTTTATTTCCCGGAGGTTGCCTTTGTAGAAAACGTCCCCGCCCGGCATGAGGCCGAAAACATTGACCTTATTGGCTTTTTTTCGTTTGCGGGGCGTTACGTATTCTTTGGCCAGGGCCTCCAGCACAACGTCATAGCCGTAAGCGGAATTGCCCTTGAAGCCGGGAGTGGATACGGATATTACCGGTTTCAGGGCGTTTTTGAATTTGCCCGCGACCGATTGCGCGTCATCGCCGATCATTTCCACCATGCAGCCGGACAATACCACATAAAGGTCGCCGTCCATGATTTCAAGGGTAGTCGCTATCTGCTCGCGCAGCCTTTCCTCGCCGCCGAACACTATCTCCTTTTCGACTACGTTGCTGCTGGGCGTCGAGGTTGCGCCGCAGTAGCCGCCGCCCAAATAGCCGGCGCCGGAGTTCATGCCCACATAAATGTTATAGGCGCAGCCGGTGGAAGCATGGACGATCGGCACCGTGCGCGGCAGCGCCCTGATCATTCCCAATGCGCCGCCGAGCGGACAGCCAAAGCGTGGCCTGTCGATAATCGCGCTCATGAAAAATACCCCCTTAACAATACTTATGCCGCTTACCGTTTAAGACATGGACAAGGCTTGCGATATAGCGTCTCGCCCTGCGAGAGGCGAAAAGCGCGCGGACACGGAAGGCGCAGCGCGGCCAATTGGCCGCGCAGTCGCCGCTAATTTGGCCAGGGGACATATTGCGCCACTCAAATACGGTAATCGTCTTTAAGCGAATCCATCAGGCCAAATTCCATCAGTATCTCCTCTAACCGGTCGGCTGACATGGGCGTAGGGATGGTGAAATAATCGTTTTCGGCAACCTCTTGCGCCAAAGTCCTGTATTCGTTGGCCTGTCCCGAATCGGGTTTATACGCGATTACGGTCTTGCGGCGTATTTCCGCGTGCTGGACGATGTTGTCCCGCGGCAGGAAGTGCAACAACTGCGTGCCGAGTTCTTTGGCGAAAGCCTTTAAAAGCTCCGATTCGCGGTCGACGTTGCGGCTGTTGCAAATAATCCCGCCAAGCCTAACGCCGCCTTTGGCCGCGTATTTCTGTACTCCCTTTGAGATGTTGTTGGCGGCGTAAAGAGACATCATTTCGCCGCTGGCAACTATGTATATCTCTTTGGCTTTCCCTTCTCTTATGGGCATCGCGAAACCACCGCAGACGACATCCCCCAAAACGTCGTAAAAGACATAGTCAAGATCCTCGGTGTAAGCGCCCAAACGCTCCAAAAGGCCGATTGACGTGATAATGCCGCGCCCCGCGCAGCCTACGCCGGGTTCCGGGCCGCCGGATTCCACGCAGCGCACCCCGTTGAATCCTTCCTTCATTATGAGGTCAAGCCCTATATCGTCGCCGGATTCGCGCAAAGTGTCCAATACGGTCTTTTGCGCCAAGCCGCCCAACAGCAGCCTGGTCGAGTCCGCTTTCGGATCGCAGCCAACGATCATTATGTTGTTGCCAAGTTCCGACAAACCTGCCGCAAGATTTTGCGTAGTGGTGGACTTGCCGATGCCTCCTTTGCCGTAAATGGCGATTTGCCGCAATTTTTTCTCTGCCATAAATCAAACTCATTCCTTTTCCGTTAAAATTTCGCTGCCCTAATCCGTCATGCGGTTCCCCGGTTAAAAACCAACTCGCAAAGCTGCTTTGGTTTAGCCGGGGAAAAGCGTCAGTACCAGATGTTGCTCTTTTCGCGCGGCAAATCTTTGAACAAGGCGGTAGACAGATAACGCTCGCCGGTGTCGGGCAAAATGGCGACGACCGTTTTGCCCGCGTTTTCCGATCTTCTGGCGACTTTAGCGGCGGCAAAAGCCGCCGCGCCCGAAGATATGCCGACAAGCAGCCCTTCTTCCCTCGCCAGCACGCGCGCCGTGTCTATAGCCTCTTCGTTGCGCACCCTGTATATCTCATCGACAGCGCCAAGATCCAAAACATCAGGCACGAAACCCGCGCCAATGCCTTGGATAACATGCGGGCCCGCTTTCCCGCCGGACAGTACGGGCGAGGCATCGGGCTCTACCGCCACAATCTTTATTGCCGGGTTTTTCCCTTTAAGTGCCTGGCTGATGCCGGTTACGGTCCCGCCCGTGCCGACGCCGGCAACGACCACGTCGACTTTGCCGCCGGTGGCCTCCCAGATCTCCTCGCCGGTAGTCCGCCTGTGTATTTCAGGGTTGGCGGGGTTGGCGAACTGCTGCAAAATGACGCTGCCGGGAATCTGCGTGTTAAGTTCTTCCGCCTTGCTTATCGCGCCTTTCATTCCTTCCGCGCCGGGCGTCAGAACAAGCTCGGCGCCTAATGCCAAAAGCAGTGTCCGGCGCTCTATGCTCATGGAATCGGGCATCGTAACGATCAGCTTATATCCCTTGGCCGCCGCCACAAAGGCCAGCCCCACGCCGGTGTTGCCGCTGCTTGGCTCAATAAGCGCGGAATCTTTAGTCAAAATACCCCTTTTTTCCGCATCTTCGATCATCGCGTTGGCAATCCGGTCTTTTACGCTGGAGAGGGGATTGAAATACTCCAATTTCAGCAAAAGGTCGCCATCTGCGATTTTGGCCAGCCGGCGAAAAGCGTGCGGGCGCAAAATGGGCGTATTGCCGATAAGCTCCGTCAGATTGTCGACGATAATATTTGCCATTGCGACATCTCCTTGAATTGTTTTGCAAACCGTCGGGGAATGCTGCGCGAGGAAAATCGTCCGCCAGTTCGCGTCCGCTGGCAAGGGAAACAATTGCCTAATACATATTAATCATATAGTTTATATATGATTAATATAGACTATAATACAAAATTGTCCGCTTGTCAACAAAGCATCTTAAATGGATTTTTATGCATAGGCTGTTGAGCCTGATTTTTTGTTGGATTGGCCGGATGCGCCTTTAATTTATCTAACTGCTGATTAATTGCCGCCCCTTCCACAAAATGGCATGATATAATAATCAAAAAGGGAAACGGACGCAAAACGAATGGGCGAAAGCCGCAGGCGCTCAAACTTTCAAACAAGGAGCGGGAACAATTAATGGCTGACAATCGAAAAGAAGCAGAACGCACGGAACTTCACCGTGTCATATGGAGCATAGCCAACGACCTGCGCGGTTCTGTGGATGGGTGGGATTTTAAGCAATACGTCCTCGGCATATTGTTCTACCGATATATCTCGGAGAATTTGTCGGGGTACATCAATGCGGGGGAGCGCGAAGCGGGCAACCCCTCTTTTGAGTATGCCAAGCTGTCCGATGGCGATGCCGAATCAGCCCGTGAGGATTTAGTCGCCACGAAAGGTTTCTTTATCCTGCCGTCTGAACTGTTTGAAAACCTGCGGGCAAAGGCGGCAAACGACCCCGACCTCAATGTAACGCTCGAAAACATCTTCAAGCATATAGAAGCATCGGCACAGGGAACGCCGAGTGAAGCAAACTTCAAAGGCTTGTTTGATGACATCGATGTTAACAGCAATAAACTCGGTGGCTCGGTCGCCAAACGAAACGAGCAAATCGTCAAACTATTGAATGGCATCGGTGAAATGAAGCTTGGCGATTACAAAGAGAACACAATCGACCTTTTCGGCGACGCTTACGAGTACCTTATGGGCATGTACGCAAGCAATGCGGGCAAAAGCGGCGGCGAATATTACACGCCGCAAGAAGTTTCCGAACTGCTCACCCTCCTGACGATAGTTGGCAAAACCGTTGTGAACAAAGTATATGACCCGGCTTGCGGTTCGGGCTCGCTGCTCTTGAAATTTGCCAAAATACTCGGCAAAGATAACGTCCGCAACGGCTTTTTCGGGCAGGAAATCAATCTGACGACTTACAATCTCTGTCGTATCAATATGTTCCTGCATGACATAGACTATGACAAATTCGATATAGCGCACGGCGACACAATGCTTGAACCGCAGCATTGGGATGACGAGCCGTTTGAGGCTATCGTATCGAATCCGCCGTACTCCCACACTTGGGCGGGCGACGGCAATCCGTTACTTATCAACGACCCGCGTTTTTCCCCTGCCGGAGTGCTTGCGCCCAAGAGCAAAGAGGACTTCGCGTTTATAATGCACGGGCTTTCGTGGCTTGCGACGAATGGCACGGCGGCGTATGTCGTGTTTCCCGGCATACTCTATCGCGGCGGCGCGGAACAGAAAATCCGCAAATACCTCATAGACAACAACTTCGTGGACTGCGTGATTCAACTGCCGGACAACCTCTTTTTTGGCACGAGCATAGCGACGTGCATAATGGTACTCCGAAAAGCGAAATCCGATAACTCGACCCTGTTCATTGACGCGAGCCGCGAGTTCGTAAAGGTAACGAACAGCAACAAACTGGCCGCTGACAACATTGATAAAATCGTCGCGGCATACACGACACGCGGGAGTATGGACTACTTTACCCGCCTTGTTCCGAATGGTGAAATTGCAGAGCAGAGTTATAACCTTTCCGTATCGACTTACGTCACGCAAGAGGATAAGCGCGAGATTATCGACATAACCGAGTTGAACGCCGAAATTGAGCGTATAGTCGCCCGCGAAGACGTTCTGCGCCGTGAAATTGCTGCAATTGTCGCGGATATTGAGGGAGGCGCAAGATAATGGAAAACAGCTTGACGCTCTATGCGCCTTTTGTAAAAGAAATAAAAGACCTTATCTATCGCCGCCAGTATGAGGCGATGAATAAGGTCAACGCCGAACTCATACAGCTTTACTGGGAAATCGGCGAGGAAATTTACGCCCAACAGCAGGAAAAGGGTTGGGGGAAGTCTGTCGTTGAGGTTTTGTCGAAAGAACTTCAAAAAGAATTTCCGGGAGTGTCGGGATTTTCGGCGCGTAATCTCTGGCGTATGCGTAATTTCTATGTCGAATACGCGCAAACCGAAAAGCTGCCACCATTGGTTGCAGAAATTCAAAAGCCAATTCTGCCACCGTTGGTGGCAGAAATAAGCTGGTCGAAAAACTGCGCAATTATGGAAAAATGCAAAGACCATAGTGAGCGCGAGTTTTATATCAAAATGACGCGGCGTTACGGTTGGATAAAGGACGTGCTGATAAACAATATCGAGAACAAGGCGTTTGAGCGGTATCTCGCCAATCAAACGAACTTTGACGAAACCGTACCCGAAAAGTACAGGCTTCAAGCGAAACTCGCCGTCAAGGACGATTACAACTTCGACTTCATTGAGATGGGTATCGAACACAGCGAGGCGGAGGTAGAAGCGGGGATTGTCAACAACATTCGGGCGTTCCTTGCCGAAATGGGCGGCGACTTTGCCTTTATTGGCAACCAATACCGCATTGACGTGGACGACGACGATTACTATATAGACCTGCTCCTGTTCCACAGGCGGCTGCGCTCTCTTATTGCGATTGAACTCAAAATCGGCGAGTTTATCCCCGAATGCGTCGGGAAAAATGCAGTGCTTGATGAACTCGTTAAACTGCCTGACGAGAACCCGTCTATCGGGATTATCATCTGCAAGAGCAAGAAACGGACGCGGGTGGAGTATACGCTGAAAACCGCCAACAAACCAATCGGCGTGGCGACGTACTCATTCACCGAC is a window from the Acidaminococcales bacterium genome containing:
- the nifH gene encoding nitrogenase iron protein, with the protein product MAEKKLRQIAIYGKGGIGKSTTTQNLAAGLSELGNNIMIVGCDPKADSTRLLLGGLAQKTVLDTLRESGDDIGLDLIMKEGFNGVRCVESGGPEPGVGCAGRGIITSIGLLERLGAYTEDLDYVFYDVLGDVVCGGFAMPIREGKAKEIYIVASGEMMSLYAANNISKGVQKYAAKGGVRLGGIICNSRNVDRESELLKAFAKELGTQLLHFLPRDNIVQHAEIRRKTVIAYKPDSGQANEYRTLAQEVAENDYFTIPTPMSADRLEEILMEFGLMDSLKDDYRI
- a CDS encoding PDDEXK nuclease domain-containing protein produces the protein MENSLTLYAPFVKEIKDLIYRRQYEAMNKVNAELIQLYWEIGEEIYAQQQEKGWGKSVVEVLSKELQKEFPGVSGFSARNLWRMRNFYVEYAQTEKLPPLVAEIQKPILPPLVAEISWSKNCAIMEKCKDHSEREFYIKMTRRYGWIKDVLINNIENKAFERYLANQTNFDETVPEKYRLQAKLAVKDDYNFDFIEMGIEHSEAEVEAGIVNNIRAFLAEMGGDFAFIGNQYRIDVDDDDYYIDLLLFHRRLRSLIAIELKIGEFIPECVGKNAVLDELVKLPDENPSIGIIICKSKKRTRVEYTLKTANKPIGVATYSFTDSLPEDLRNLLPSPDEIASIVAEFDNATNELTENAGGKENGEIS
- the cysK gene encoding cysteine synthase A gives rise to the protein MANIIVDNLTELIGNTPILRPHAFRRLAKIADGDLLLKLEYFNPLSSVKDRIANAMIEDAEKRGILTKDSALIEPSSGNTGVGLAFVAAAKGYKLIVTMPDSMSIERRTLLLALGAELVLTPGAEGMKGAISKAEELNTQIPGSVILQQFANPANPEIHRRTTGEEIWEATGGKVDVVVAGVGTGGTVTGISQALKGKNPAIKIVAVEPDASPVLSGGKAGPHVIQGIGAGFVPDVLDLGAVDEIYRVRNEEAIDTARVLAREEGLLVGISSGAAAFAAAKVARRSENAGKTVVAILPDTGERYLSTALFKDLPREKSNIWY
- a CDS encoding type I restriction-modification system subunit M, giving the protein MADNRKEAERTELHRVIWSIANDLRGSVDGWDFKQYVLGILFYRYISENLSGYINAGEREAGNPSFEYAKLSDGDAESAREDLVATKGFFILPSELFENLRAKAANDPDLNVTLENIFKHIEASAQGTPSEANFKGLFDDIDVNSNKLGGSVAKRNEQIVKLLNGIGEMKLGDYKENTIDLFGDAYEYLMGMYASNAGKSGGEYYTPQEVSELLTLLTIVGKTVVNKVYDPACGSGSLLLKFAKILGKDNVRNGFFGQEINLTTYNLCRINMFLHDIDYDKFDIAHGDTMLEPQHWDDEPFEAIVSNPPYSHTWAGDGNPLLINDPRFSPAGVLAPKSKEDFAFIMHGLSWLATNGTAAYVVFPGILYRGGAEQKIRKYLIDNNFVDCVIQLPDNLFFGTSIATCIMVLRKAKSDNSTLFIDASREFVKVTNSNKLAADNIDKIVAAYTTRGSMDYFTRLVPNGEIAEQSYNLSVSTYVTQEDKREIIDITELNAEIERIVAREDVLRREIAAIVADIEGGAR